Genomic segment of Salminus brasiliensis chromosome 16, fSalBra1.hap2, whole genome shotgun sequence:
AGCGTCGCAGGGACAGCAAAAGCACACCAATACTAATGGACTGTGAGGAGCAAGAGTGGGGAGATGAAGAGGACTACGATCAGTATATTCTGAAGCACAGAACATGTGAGAAGCATGAGGATTATAATGATGCTCAACCAAAAACCTCAGATTCTGAGTCATCTACTCAAAAACAGACGGAGTACATCAGCGACTCTTCTTGCAACAGCTCTGATGGGGTGCTAGTCAACTTCAGTGCCATTTACAACAAAACCAACAATGCAGTGCCTGCCACACCACACGACCTGGACAGTCCAGCCAAGCAGTCCCACGGATCCGGCTCCATGTCCAAGGAAGACGGCTTCAGGCCTAACCCCTGCTGGTCTCCTTGTGGAGTTGATCCAAATTGTAACATCTACCTGCTGGGCTCCGATGGTTTGGCATCTCTGGAGATTTCCGATCTTGCCGACTGCCTGCAGAGCCAGGGCCGGCTGATGACTTCCACCCAGAATTATTACAAACTGGTGACCTGTGACCTTTCGTCGCAGTCTTCTTTAAGTCCGGCATGGTCGTCGGTGACCAGTTGCTCCGAGGCGCACAGCCAGGGAAGCCTGACCCCACCCAAAGAATACTTCCTCTTCAGACAGCCTGAGGGAAACAAAGAGGCTGCGCTGGGAGTCGACCAAAGGGACCTCCAGGTAGGGTAGCTTTAGGATAGCATGTGTTTCAATGGTAATGATTGTactgtatatggacaaaagtattgggacacacctcttaatcattgaatttaggtgtttcattcagtcattTTATACAGGTGGAAGTttttaggaggaaccacagagagcagctcagccacagaatgtctgtcagaccacgtaaagttacagagcggggtcagggccgagtgctgagctcagagcagagtgcagaaaagcctccaactgactccataactgcagcagagctccagaccttaCAATAAAACActtctgtaggtgtaatgtgtaggtgtccaaatacttttgtcaattacGTATATTTTCTGTGAAATCTATTCTGCCACTTTTCTTCCTTTTATCCCAGTGTGTGCATATCTTTTCTTCCCCAGGTTGATGAGGACATTGAGGCCAGGAGCACAAAAAACATCAGGAATCCTTCAAaaggagcaggaggaagaaaATCACACGGCACAACACATAACCTGAAGTCCAGAGGTCCAGAACCCAAAAAGCGTGAATGCAGCAGACCTGCTCAGTCGCAGAGCTGGGACGGGAGACAGGATTGCTGCTCCTCACCAATGCTGGAAGCTTTGCCACGTGCACCAAGCTGTCCAGGCCAGATAAACTTAGACCTGTGCTCGCATGGGCCGAAGCAACACATCACCTCGTTTGCAGAACTTGCCCGCTGTAAGAAGGCTGGAGGGGATTCATCATCAGTGGAAAGCAGCATGGAAGTTCCTACATGCTCCAAGTTCACCCAGAGCACTTCCCCCATGCTGAGGAAAGCTCCACTGGGACAAGATCTAACCGTAATCACAAGCCAGCTCACCAAGATCCGCGAGACTTCATCTACATTAGAAGGTATTTGTTAAAGAATCTttgttacactatatgtccaaatatttgtggacacccattgcatacagcttgtctagtccctgtagagacatactgccaatagaataggactctctggagcaggtaaataatcatgaacctattggcaccatgctgcctaatgccaggcgtgggctagaggggtgtaaagccccccagcagcactgagctgtggagcagtggaagaactgtgttctctggaacgatggatggtggtgctccatccagtacttttggggggtTGATAAGGTCCTGACCTTACTAAGGTTCTgatctctgaatgcaatcaaatcctcacagcaatgccccaaaaaatctactagaaagccttcttccctggacagtagagacaagtACTCCAACAAGTCTTTTTAATAACTTTGATTccataagaaacaatgaattaccaggcgtcccaatacttttgtccgtatattGTACTCAACTAAGAATTAATGTACTTCTTTCTCATGGTTGTCTTCATAGGAGCTTGTGCCCCGTCCCCAGAAGTGGTGCGCTACTCTAAAGCACAGAGGCCCACCTTTCTTCCCATCCAGCCGTTTGTCCTTCAACCACCAATAGGAAAGCAGCACAGCAAGGGTCTGGGCTCCCTGCTAAACCAGTACATTAGCCACAAACACAGCAAACCCAGCACTTCCAAAAGCACAGGAAAATGCAAAGGTCTGGCCAGCTACTTAAGACCCTCACCCCTGGGCAGTTACTCCTCAATGCACCTGGAAGCAGCTACTAGCTCCGACACTTGCTCCACCTGTACACCCAGCCCTGTTCAGCCTCCCAGTCGGACTCACTGGGCTCAACCCAGCCCACTGCTGGTCCACAACTACTCAGAACCAGACCAGAAGCAAAACAGTCCAAAGACTGTAGAGCCCAAACTGCAAGAAAGGAGCCTGGGAGCAGACCAAACCTGTCTCCATCAAATCCAATCTTGGACTGACCTGCGAGAGACCCCTCTCGAACCTTTTCTCACTATGGAACCTTTGCAGGAACCCTACCCTGAGAAGACGACGTCTTCACCATCGCCTGTCCTGAAGGTGGCCCAGAAACAGCCAGCCCTTTTTAATGATAGCTCCTCTCCAGCGATTACCTCAGTGACCTCCTTAACCTCTGACGCGTCCCTCAAATCTCTATTCAGTGATGGGCAAAGACTTCGGGACCCTCTAGATGTTCTTCCACCTGGTATGACTTCACTAAAACCTTCGTAGCGTGGAATCGCTCCAGTTGCATGTCTGAATGCTAATGCAGCTCATGCTCTGTTGTGTACCCCTGCAGGCTTCTTGGTCACGGAGCAGCATCAGCATAGTGACTCTCTAACTGACAGACCACCTGAGGAGTTCTGCCTGTCACCAGATGCCTCCAGGGAATTCATGTCTATTGATCTGCTGCAGAAGAAAGGTGAGGGTAGGGGGTATTACCTTTACAGAATCCACAGCATGGGGTGCACAATGCTGGTCCTGgtgatggacaaaagtatttggacacctgctagTTCAGTATTTATTCCCAAAATCAACCCACGTCTTGCAAAGGATTAGACAATGCTtttattccattggcagtacgtctctacggggactagagaagcagtgtgtgtgcatttgtatcgGCTGAGGGATAGGGTTCAATGTGAACAAGAGCTGGAATGGAAATCCCAGTAGAGTCAACCTAGAACAATACCTGGGTCATTACCAGGATGGCTCAAGTGACCAGAAGCTGTGATATGTTACATGGAAATACAGTAGCGTCTAGATTATAGCGCCCTCAAGAGACTAAAATCCACCCTGCTTGTGTGAGTGGAGGCCCTAGCAAACCCGAACCAGCCTGGGATGATTTTGGCTTTGGTGGGAGAACAGGGCACAGGAACGTTTCTGTAAATAATTCAGAAGGTGCTTTTGGTTGGTGTTGTCAGGTTGGTCGACCATAGGCTGTATTTATAGTCACTG
This window contains:
- the LOC140536524 gene encoding AP-4 complex accessory subunit RUSC2 isoform X2; the encoded protein is MAASTKLSGETLIVRHIPLAHGQSVGFQLYSPVQKAIRPCSLKLTHSVSLPEREEPPKEALDSSDFQSHSSKSSSNDDTGSADQGGESTRRYDSSPIPFQLSSSLGVMEFPGSRSTPRWQNPFLPESEGHEDEEEEEDDDADGDNLHKYREGSSFQLHGNSKGTRDVALGYTTESWLTCSSQCKAGSPVCSHGLDSDLFGTSIECKQFQNLSDSGLQRRRDSKSTPILMDCEEQEWGDEEDYDQYILKHRTCEKHEDYNDAQPKTSDSESSTQKQTEYISDSSCNSSDGVLVNFSAIYNKTNNAVPATPHDLDSPAKQSHGSGSMSKEDGFRPNPCWSPCGVDPNCNIYLLGSDGLASLEISDLADCLQSQGRLMTSTQNYYKLVTCDLSSQSSLSPAWSSVTSCSEAHSQGSLTPPKEYFLFRQPEGNKEAALGVDQRDLQVDEDIEARSTKNIRNPSKGAGGRKSHGTTHNLKSRGPEPKKRECSRPAQSQSWDGRQDCCSSPMLEALPRAPSCPGQINLDLCSHGPKQHITSFAELARCKKAGGDSSSVESSMEVPTCSKFTQSTSPMLRKAPLGQDLTVITSQLTKIRETSSTLEGACAPSPEVVRYSKAQRPTFLPIQPFVLQPPIGKQHSKGLGSLLNQYISHKHSKPSTSKSTGKCKGLASYLRPSPLGSYSSMHLEAATSSDTCSTCTPSPVQPPSRTHWAQPSPLLVHNYSEPDQKQNSPKTVEPKLQERSLGADQTCLHQIQSWTDLRETPLEPFLTMEPLQEPYPEKTTSSPSPVLKVAQKQPALFNDSSSPAITSVTSLTSDASLKSLFSDGQRLRDPLDVLPPGFLVTEQHQHSDSLTDRPPEEFCLSPDASREFMSIDLLQKKGMLKTIGLAVDLITAHFSPGRDPEEKIRLGNSLLCPSISQLVLSQLCPAIRNILQDGLKAFKLDLIVGQRHNKPWSVVEASTQPGPSTRILHSLVSVVRKCSQLTSHSMRVNAFFMGLLKCGGRVLPPLGVPGSVSGAGMQVFIPGAPAASSATEPVTF
- the LOC140536524 gene encoding AP-4 complex accessory subunit RUSC2 isoform X1, producing MAASTKLSGETLIVRHIPLAHGQSVGFQLYSPVQKAIRPCSLKLTHSVSLPEREEPPKEALDSSDFQSHSSKSSSNDDTGSADQGGESTRRYDSSPIPFQLSSSLGVMEFPGSRSTPRWQNPFLPESEGHEDEEEEEDDDADGDNLHKYREGSSFQLHGNSKGTRDVALGYTTESWLTCSSQCKAGSPVCSHGLDSDLFGTSIECKQFQNLSDSGLQRRRDSKSTPILMDCEEQEWGDEEDYDQYILKHRTCEKHEDYNDAQPKTSDSESSTQKQTEYISDSSCNSSDGVLVNFSAIYNKTNNAVPATPHDLDSPAKQSHGSGSMSKEDGFRPNPCWSPCGVDPNCNIYLLGSDGLASLEISDLADCLQSQGRLMTSTQNYYKLVTCDLSSQSSLSPAWSSVTSCSEAHSQGSLTPPKEYFLFRQPEGNKEAALGVDQRDLQVDEDIEARSTKNIRNPSKGAGGRKSHGTTHNLKSRGPEPKKRECSRPAQSQSWDGRQDCCSSPMLEALPRAPSCPGQINLDLCSHGPKQHITSFAELARCKKAGGDSSSVESSMEVPTCSKFTQSTSPMLRKAPLGQDLTVITSQLTKIRETSSTLEGACAPSPEVVRYSKAQRPTFLPIQPFVLQPPIGKQHSKGLGSLLNQYISHKHSKPSTSKSTGKCKGLASYLRPSPLGSYSSMHLEAATSSDTCSTCTPSPVQPPSRTHWAQPSPLLVHNYSEPDQKQNSPKTVEPKLQERSLGADQTCLHQIQSWTDLRETPLEPFLTMEPLQEPYPEKTTSSPSPVLKVAQKQPALFNDSSSPAITSVTSLTSDASLKSLFSDGQRLRDPLDVLPPGFLVTEQHQHSDSLTDRPPEEFCLSPDASREFMSIDLLQKKGMLKTIGLAVDLITAHFSPGRDPEEKIRLGNSLLCPSISQLVLSQLCPAIRNILQDGLKAFKLDLIVGQRHNKPWSVVEASTQPGPSTRILHSLVSVVRKCSQLTSHSMRVNAFFMGLLNLRALESWFRHLHTCVDVVEEYYHHWAFLALSQGPACRSLFQELLLLLQPLNQLPFDLHLLSEPRLQRRPPQRPSRAPALSDYRFLQIPSIQKRDESPVRPKCEGGRELSSLSQRESCIAGGCRIAENLQRCSVKFCKQPELFSPDDEDEQKFISLVSSERECAGWWLSQTPVTEGVMVGVCSDSVPPRRSEGIMVETREREPVGLLETSQLEKPHKELRWARLFGSGIGTSGVAERVQQTNSQTHKSRLPSQWLKLGASQVDLLAQSVWGRDSGRTSCQGETRPRQRQ